In Dysgonomonadaceae bacterium zrk40, one genomic interval encodes:
- a CDS encoding IS3 family transposase yields the protein MAGDIVEEYGVSISRACKLMDIHRSYFYYTDKKDDTEVEDAIRAAANFGDGFWKIYSRLRREGKTWNHKKVYRVYKAMHYEKRSRLKKRLPARVKNPLVMPKEPNVTWSIDFVSDRIECGRQFRVLNIIDDACKIAVTQEISMSMPAKRVIKVLEKVIWLNGKPKNIRCDNGPEFIAQVFKDWCKGNEINIMYTQPGKPTQNGYIERFNGSYRRAVLDRYIFRNLSEVRELTEAWRNDYNEERPHEALGNMTPFEYREELIKRKEAV from the coding sequence TTGGCAGGAGATATAGTGGAAGAATATGGTGTAAGCATCTCTCGGGCGTGCAAGCTGATGGACATCCATCGCTCCTACTTCTATTATACTGACAAGAAAGATGACACTGAAGTTGAAGACGCAATCCGTGCTGCCGCCAACTTCGGTGATGGCTTCTGGAAGATTTATTCAAGGCTGAGACGTGAGGGTAAGACATGGAACCACAAGAAGGTTTACAGGGTTTACAAGGCAATGCACTATGAGAAGCGAAGCCGTTTGAAGAAACGTCTGCCTGCAAGGGTGAAGAATCCTCTGGTTATGCCTAAAGAGCCCAATGTTACCTGGTCCATTGACTTTGTCAGTGACAGGATTGAGTGCGGAAGACAATTCCGTGTTCTTAATATCATAGATGATGCCTGCAAGATTGCCGTGACACAGGAGATATCGATGTCCATGCCGGCAAAGCGTGTCATCAAAGTTCTGGAAAAGGTCATATGGCTTAATGGCAAACCAAAGAACATACGCTGCGACAATGGTCCTGAGTTTATCGCCCAGGTGTTCAAAGATTGGTGTAAAGGCAATGAGATAAACATTATGTATACTCAGCCTGGTAAACCCACCCAGAACGGCTACATTGAACGCTTCAACGGAAGCTACAGAAGGGCTGTACTTGACAGATATATTTTCCGAAACTTGTCTGAAGTCAGGGAACTGACAGAAGCCTGGCGGAATGACTACAACGAAGAACGACCCCATGAGGCGTTGGGCAACATGACACCCTTTGAGTATAGGGAAGAACTGATAAAACGAAAGGAAGCAGTATGA
- a CDS encoding transposase → MKKKVHSESEKVKAVHQLESGVDAAVVARDYNISRATLYNWRSKYSGMEISQVKRLKELEDENRTLKQMYADLALDNKILKEVIEKKL, encoded by the coding sequence ATGAAAAAAAAAGTACACAGTGAGTCAGAGAAGGTAAAGGCAGTCCATCAACTTGAAAGTGGGGTGGATGCCGCAGTTGTAGCGCGTGACTACAATATATCCAGGGCTACCCTTTATAATTGGAGGTCCAAGTATAGTGGAATGGAGATCAGTCAGGTTAAACGTCTCAAAGAGCTTGAAGATGAGAACCGCACGTTGAAACAGATGTATGCTGACCTTGCACTTGACAACAAGATACTGAAGGAGGTCATCGAAAAAAAACTCTAG